From the genome of Torulaspora globosa chromosome 2, complete sequence, one region includes:
- the ORC5 gene encoding origin recognition complex subunit 5 (ancestral locus Anc_1.95) → MSGSLNDVLFRDYQINTLSAFLHRDPSITPPNLVIQGHSSTGKTFALKRFFETNQELVNAWLEPIELVTWKPLMQAVLRTVQNGLRSLYPEVSIQESDPLDVEETYLLVKLLTNLLSQYDSLLQEELSFFLVFDGLDQLNDLDAVLFRKLIKLHELLPASSKIQLKFVYTIQDMAFVERYSSHCLPVVVFPRYTTKEVTEILIATRADDLIMSDALREKVLKEGITECTDEQFLGVAINFIQLIVQSFHSYTGNNIAALNDLIDFKWDSFVDKVIKENIFEPLALYRAANKVFSSTGDTFSPEDSESAEITNEVALSYELSAISKYLLIAAYICSYLEPRYDSNVFSKKSHIKTGRASYGRRKKIETNPRFLQPSIFPLERLLAVFQAIFPVERKAQSGSLALLKEEPLMRANVEVFQNLAELHTLKLVSTTVARNIDFLNYKVKWKVNVPWEIINEIGRSVDFDVGQYFGGQ, encoded by the coding sequence ATGTCCGGCTCATTGAACGATGTGCTATTTCGTGATTATCAGATAAATACTCTGTCAGCTTTCTTACATAGAGATCCAAGCATAACTCCGCCAAACTTGGTGATTCAAGGGCATAGTAGCACTGGAAAGACATTCGCACTGAAAAGGTTCTTTGAGACCAATCAGGAACTAGTGAACGCTTGGCTGGAACCAATTGAATTAGTGACATGGAAGCCTTTGATGCAGGCGGTCCTTAGGACGGTTCAAAATGGTCTAAGATCGCTGTATCCTGAGGTAAGTattcaagaaagtgatcCGCTCGACGTGGAAGAAACCTACTTGCTTGTTAAGCTGCTGACAAATTTGTTGTCACAATACGATAGTCTTTTGCAAGAGGAACTtagtttcttcttggttttTGATGGCCTTGACCAGTTAAACGATTTGGATGCAGTTCTCTTCCGGAAACTAATAAAGCTACATGAGTTGCTACCAGCGAGCTCCAAGATCCAGCTCAAATTCGTCTACACCATACAGGATATGGCGTTTGTCGAGCGATATTCATCACATTGTCTACCCGTCGTAGTGTTTCCCAGGTACACAACAAAGGAAGTAACAGAAATATTGATAGCAACCAGAGCTGATGACCTAATCATGAGTGACGCCCTCCGAGAAAAGGTGCTAAAAGAAGGTATAACGGAATGCACGGACGAACAGTTTCTTGGCGTTGCGATAAATTTTATTCAACTGATCGTTCAGTCGTTCCATTCATACACAGGAAACAACATAGCGGCACTTAATGATCTGATTGATTTCAAGTGGGACTCATTCGTAGATAAGGTGATCAAGGAGAACATATTTGAACCATTGGCGCTTTACAGAGCTGCAAATAAGGTGTTTTCTAGCACAGGCGACACGTTCAGCCCCGAAGACTCCGAAAGCGCAGAGATAACAAATGAGGTGGCCCTGTCTTATGAGCTTTCAGCCATCTCCAAGTACCTCCTCATAGCTGCATATATCTGTTCATATCTGGAGCCCCGATATGACAGCAATGTCTTCTCCAAAAAATCGCATATCAAGACCGGCAGGGCCTCGTACGgtcgaagaaagaagatagAGACAAATCCAAGATTTCTGCAACCATCCATTTTCCctcttgaaagattgcTGGCCGTTTTCCAAGCCATTTTTCCTGTCGAGCGGAAAGCTCAGAGTGGCTCTTTGGCCTTGCTCAAGGAAGAACCACTTATGAGAGCCAATGTTGAAGTATTTCAGAATTTGGCAGAGCTTCACACTTTGAAACTCGTCTCGACAACTGTCGCAAGAAATATCGATTTTCTCAATTATAAAGTGAAGTGGAAAGTCAACGTACCTTGGGAAATCATCAACGAGATAGGCAGGTCGGTCGATTTCGACGTTGGCCAGTATTTTGGCGGGCAGTAA